The Herpetosiphonaceae bacterium genome segment CGGTCGCCGATCTCACCCACGACGGACGCAACGACGTGGTCGCGCTGCATAGCGGCTGGCTCGCGCTGACGCTCTACCGGGGCCAGCCCGATGGCACGCTCGCGCCCTACGAATCCTATCCCCTGCCCTACAGCGCGGCCTACCGCCCTGAGACGCTCACGCTCACCGATCTCGACGGCGATGGCGGCCTCGACGTGCTGATCGCCGACGGCAGCCGGGGCGCGACCTATCTCCGCAACAGCGCGGGCGCTCCCACCGCGACGATCGCCGCGCCGGGTCCCTGCGCCAGGATGCTGGGCCAAACGCTCGCGCTCAGCGGCACCGTCAGCGCGGGCGCTGCGGTCGAGATCAGCCTGGACGGCGGCGCGACCTGGGATGCGGCGACGGTGACGGGCACGAGCTGGACCTACACGGCGGATCTGACCGATCGCGCAATCTACAAGCGCGTGATGGCCCGCGCGCGCAGCGGCGAGCGGGTGCAGGCGCCGGTGGCCGAGCAGTATCTCACGATCTACAACTATCAGACGTTCCTGCCGTCCGCACAGAAGTAGCGGCACGTCCCGAAAGGAGCCTGTATGCCTCGACGTTTTTGGCTGTCGCTGGCCGTCGCGCTGAGCCTGCTGCTGACGAGCCTGATTCCGGCGCAGGCCGCGCCGCAGCGCGTGTTCTATAGCGGCCTGCAATCCTGCTACGTGACCGGCAGCACGATCCCGAATTTCACGCTGACCGCCGAGGTCGCGACGACCGATGAGTACCGCATGACGCACACGGTAGCGCAGAGCGGCGGCCCTCCGGGCGTGCCGGAGACGGTCTACGAAGGTCCGATCGCCGCTGACAGCCCGCGCACGGTGACGATCACGGGCGGCAACGCGACGGTGCCCGGCAGCTACACGATCACGGGGCGGCTGTATCTGGTCAGCAGTGGTGTGCTGCTCGCGCAGGTGCAGGCGTCGGTGCTGATCGCCGATCCCTGCCCCACGCCCACGCCCGATCCGCCCGATACGATCGCCGCACCTGCTGACGTGCTCTGGTCGGAGGCGGCGCTGCCGTCACGCGGCGCGACCCCCGGAGCGATTGTCACCGTCAGCGTGCGGGCCTTCAATGCCGGACGCGGCGCGGGCGCCAGCAGCGCGCGGCTCTCGTACGATCCCGCCGTGCTCGACGTGCTGGATGCGCAGCCGCAGCGCGCCGACGATTGGATTCGTGCCCGCGACGATCGCGGCGGCACGCTGACGATCGCGGTCGGCGCGCTGCGACCCCAGGAGCAGACGGTGGTGCCGATCCGCTTCCGAGTGGCAGGTGCGGCCCCGACGACGACGCTGCGCCTGGTGCGCGACGATGGCCTCGACCTCGGCAATCCGCTCTTTCTGACGATCGGCAGGCGGCTCGACGGGCCGCTGGAGCTTCAGGCCGAGCGCCACGGAACGGTGCTCGGCGTGACCGGGCGCGGCTTCAAGCCGGGCGAGGTGCTCTCGGTGTGGGGCAATCGCGCCGACGGCTCGGCGGTGGCGCTCGGCGGCGGGCGTACCCATGACGATCGGGATGGCACGATCACGCTCAACGTCCAGGCTCCGGCGGCAGGTGTCACGTCGATCGTGGTGGTTGGCCGGATCAGCGGTGTGACGGGCTTGCTCGATCTGCGCTCTGCCGCTCAAGACGGTGTGAAGCCCCGGACAGCGCACAGACCGCTGCGCTGAGATTAGCCGCGATCGCATCCAACTGCCCCGGCCCAGATCTGATGACTGGTGCCGGGGCAGTTTGTATTGTTTGCAAAATTCAAGCAAATCTATGTAAGATCTGGTACATCTCCGGGCATCTGTATACAAACGCTCTCGGATAGAGGAGTTCCATTGAGTTAACTTCGTAACTCCTGGTAGATAAAGGTATGGTTTGGTGCATACACAGACTTCCTCCACCGCCACGGTTTTACATAACATAAGCGACAGCGATCACGCGCGGCTGGTACGGCTGTGCGCGCATCTCACGGGCGATCGACACGCCGCCGAAGACTTAGCTCAGGAAGCGCTGCTGGTCGCGTGGCGGCTGCGCGATCGTCTCGTCGATCCGGCAGGGGTCCACGCCTGGCTCTGGGCAATCGCCCGCAACGTGTGCCGACACTGGCAGCGCAGCCAGCGTCGAGAAGGCGCGCACCTCGTGCAGCCGCCCGCCGCCGATCCGCAAGCTACGGACTGGGACGCGCAGGTCGTCGATCCGTTCGATCTTGAGGTCGCGCTGGAGCGCGCCGAGCTAGCAACGCTGCTCGACCAGGCGCTTGCGCTGCTGCCTGCGGAGACACGCGCCGTGCTGGTGCAGAAGTACATCGAGGAATCGCCGCACGCCGCGATTGCCGAGCACCTGGGATTGTCGGAGAACGCTGTGGCTGTTCGGGTGCATCGCGGCAAGCTCGCGTTTCGGCGTATTCTCAGCACGCAGCTCCGCTCGGCGGCGGAGCCGTTCGGTGTGGTACATGACGCCGCCTATCGTCAGACGCGCATCTGGTGCCCGATCTGTGGCCTGCATAAGCTGGTGGGCACCTACGATCAGGCGCTGGGCATGCTCGATGTGCGCTGCCCGCACTGCTGCCAGTCCGCCGATCCCTCGATCTGGTTCACCGACTCGTGGGATGCGTTCGGTGGGGCAAGGCAGATTCGGACGGCGCTGCTGCGCGGCATGAGCGCAGCCTATGGATCGTATCGCGAGGGCCTGGCACACGGCGGCATCTTGTGCGCGGGCTGTGGCCGAACGATGCCGCTCCGCATCGGCGTGCCCGGCGGAAAGCTGGGCGCTCCCTATCCAACGCGGCGGGGCATTCACGTCTGGTGTGAGTCGTGCGGCGGTGGAACAAGCTCCAGCCTGCGCATGTTTGTGCAATCGTCGCCCGAAGTGCGCGCATTCTGGGAGCGTCATCCCAGGATGCGCACGCTGCCCGAACGCGAGATCGAGATTGCGGGCGCTCCGGCAGTGCTGATCAGCTTCCAGAGCGTGACGAACGCCGCGCGCATCGATGTGGTGGTTGCCGACGATTCGCTTGAATTTCTTGACGTGGCGTTACGCGACGCCTGACGATGATACGAGGGCAAGCCCATGCAGTACGAAACACCGCCGAATGGCTGGCGGACCTTTCTGATCCTCTGGTGTACCCAATCGCTGTCGGTGATCGGCAGCGCGCTGACATTCTTTGCGATCAATATCTGGGTCGTTCAGGTGTTGTATCCGCGCCCTGAGCAGAAGCCTGCGCTGGCGATTGCGCTCTCGGCGATGACCCTGGCGTTCGGCATTCCCACGATGATCTTTGCGCCGATTGCCGGAGCGTGGGCTGACCGCCACGATCGCAAGCTGACGATCATGCTCTCGGATCTAGGCAGCGGCCTGCTCAGCGTGCTGCTGATCGCGCTGATCCTAAGCCAGACGCTCCAGCTATGGAGCCTGCTGGTGGTGCTGGTCCTGGCGGCGATCTTCAACACGTTTCACGATTCCGCCTTCGACACGTCCTACGCGATGCTGGTGCCTGAGGAGCGCCTGCCACGGGCAAACGGCATGATGCAGACGATCTTCTCGCTCTCCGGTATTTTCTCGCCGCCGCTCGCCGCGATGATGATCGGGCTTCCGGCGCTGGCACGCCAGGGCTATAGCAGCATCCCGTTTGGCGCATCGATTGCCTGGTTGCAGGATGGCACGGTGCTGGCGATCGGGGTGGATGTGCTGACCTTTATGATCGCTTCCGCGACGCTGCTGTTTTTGCATGTGCCGTCGCCCAAGCGCGCCGATCTGCTGGTCGAAGCGGGCCAGTCCAGGCCCAGCATGTGGGACGATGTCAAGGAGGGCGCGCGCTATATCTGGCAGCGCCGCCCGATGCTGTGGCTGCTCGGCACCTTCACCGTCGCAAATTTCGTTGGCGCGCCGCTGGCCGTGCTGGAGCCGCTGATCGTAAAGTTCAATCTGGCAGCCGATTGGGCGGCGCGGGGCTACACCTACGAAACGGCAATCGCGCTGCTTGGCTCCGTAACCGGCATCGGCGGCCTGCTCGGCGGAATCGTCATGAGCACCTGGGGCGGCCTCAGGCGGCGGCGGGTCTATGGCGTGCTGCTGCCGATGATTATCTCAGGCAGCGCGATGATCGCGATCGGGTTCTCGCCGCTGCTGTACGTCACGGCAGCGCTGATCGGCGTGAACATTGGGATGATCCCTTTGATGAACGCGCACTCACAGGCGATCTGGCAGACCCAAACGCCGCGTGAGCTGCAAGGCCGCGTCTTTGCGGTGCGTCGGGTGATCGCTCAGTTTACCTTTCCGCTGGGTACGGCCTTCGCTGGACTGGCGGGCTTCTTCAACGTCGGGACGATGTTCGTGGTGCTGGGCGCGCTGCTCGTGCTCTTTTGCACCGCGCAGTTCTTCAATCCATCCCTGCTGCGCGTTGAAGATAAAGTCTATCTTGATCAGCTTGCAGCGTCGCCAGAAGATGTTGCGCCCGTCGCATGATCGGCGCGGCGGCTCAAGCGCTCCCACTTGAGCCGCCGTTTTTGCTACCGATATACGTCAAGCCCGCCGCGCGGCGGATGGCGTCTATGCTCCAACGGCCTGTGGCTGTCCGGTCGTCGCCGACTCGACCGCCGCGAACATCAGCGCGAGGCTGCCCAGGTTATCCCGACCGCTCGCCGACGGCTCCGCTCGATCGCGGATCGCCGCAGCAAACGCGGCAAGCGAGCCCGCGCGATCCCAGTATGGCAGATCCGGCTGTGGCACGCGGCGAGGGCGCTTGCCCCGCAGCCGGATCGTCACCGCATCGGCGTCGGTTGAGTTGTCGTCGCGGCTGGTCCAGGTGAGCGCGCCCTCCGCTCCCTCGATCTGCCAGTCTCCGGCCCAGGTGGTCGGCTCTGCGGTGCTGACCCAGCTTGCATGATAGTTGACGACCGCGCCGCCATCGAAGGTGATCGTGGCGCTCGCCGCCGCCGGATCGCCGAAGTTGCTCCAGGGCGGGTTCCAGGCGTGGCAGCTCACCACCTCCGGCTCCTGATTCAGCACGAAGCGCATCAGGTCGAAGTGATGGATCGACATGTCCATCAGCAGCGGATGCCGAATCACATAGTGCCGATGATTCCCCGGCGGCTCGGTGTTGGCGTACTTCCGAAACTGAACGCTCACAGCGCCTATCGGGCCAAGCACGCCCTCCCGGATCAGCGCTGCGGCGGTCTGCGCGGCGGGATAGAAGCGATAGTTCTGGCTGACCATCAGCACCCGCCCGTTGGCCGCCGCCAGCTCGACCGCCCGCTGCGCCTCGGCCAGCGACGGCGCGAACGGCTTTTCCACCAGCACATGCTTGCCCGCCTCAAGCGCGGCCAGCGCCACCGGCACATGCCCGTCGAGCGCCGTCGTCACAAGCACCGCATCGGCGTCGGTGGCCTCAAGCGCGGCATCCAGCGATGGAAAGCACGCGCCCGCCGCAACGCCGACATCGCTCTGAAGCCGCCGCAGCATGCCCGGCTCCACATCGACACACGCGACCACCTGGGCCAGGCTCGTGTGCCGCG includes the following:
- a CDS encoding RNA polymerase sigma factor; the encoded protein is MHTQTSSTATVLHNISDSDHARLVRLCAHLTGDRHAAEDLAQEALLVAWRLRDRLVDPAGVHAWLWAIARNVCRHWQRSQRREGAHLVQPPAADPQATDWDAQVVDPFDLEVALERAELATLLDQALALLPAETRAVLVQKYIEESPHAAIAEHLGLSENAVAVRVHRGKLAFRRILSTQLRSAAEPFGVVHDAAYRQTRIWCPICGLHKLVGTYDQALGMLDVRCPHCCQSADPSIWFTDSWDAFGGARQIRTALLRGMSAAYGSYREGLAHGGILCAGCGRTMPLRIGVPGGKLGAPYPTRRGIHVWCESCGGGTSSSLRMFVQSSPEVRAFWERHPRMRTLPEREIEIAGAPAVLISFQSVTNAARIDVVVADDSLEFLDVALRDA
- a CDS encoding MFS transporter, translated to MQYETPPNGWRTFLILWCTQSLSVIGSALTFFAINIWVVQVLYPRPEQKPALAIALSAMTLAFGIPTMIFAPIAGAWADRHDRKLTIMLSDLGSGLLSVLLIALILSQTLQLWSLLVVLVLAAIFNTFHDSAFDTSYAMLVPEERLPRANGMMQTIFSLSGIFSPPLAAMMIGLPALARQGYSSIPFGASIAWLQDGTVLAIGVDVLTFMIASATLLFLHVPSPKRADLLVEAGQSRPSMWDDVKEGARYIWQRRPMLWLLGTFTVANFVGAPLAVLEPLIVKFNLAADWAARGYTYETAIALLGSVTGIGGLLGGIVMSTWGGLRRRRVYGVLLPMIISGSAMIAIGFSPLLYVTAALIGVNIGMIPLMNAHSQAIWQTQTPRELQGRVFAVRRVIAQFTFPLGTAFAGLAGFFNVGTMFVVLGALLVLFCTAQFFNPSLLRVEDKVYLDQLAASPEDVAPVA
- a CDS encoding Gfo/Idh/MocA family oxidoreductase → MTPIRLVQVGMGGWGRDWAKMLARHTSLAQVVACVDVEPGMLRRLQSDVGVAAGACFPSLDAALEATDADAVLVTTALDGHVPVALAALEAGKHVLVEKPFAPSLAEAQRAVELAAANGRVLMVSQNYRFYPAAQTAAALIREGVLGPIGAVSVQFRKYANTEPPGNHRHYVIRHPLLMDMSIHHFDLMRFVLNQEPEVVSCHAWNPPWSNFGDPAAASATITFDGGAVVNYHASWVSTAEPTTWAGDWQIEGAEGALTWTSRDDNSTDADAVTIRLRGKRPRRVPQPDLPYWDRAGSLAAFAAAIRDRAEPSASGRDNLGSLALMFAAVESATTGQPQAVGA